The Natronoglycomyces albus genome has a segment encoding these proteins:
- the ddaH gene encoding dimethylargininase: protein MDTQASEAQAAGSKFQPRTYLMCSPDHFTVEYTINPWMDTTQPVDTDLAKRQWTNLVEAVQAAGHTVHLLQPEPNLPDMVFAANGSLVVDGVAYGAKFRYPQRQLEAAAHEKWFRSHGWPYVAAEETNEGEGDFTYVEGPGLILAGWGFRTDGRAHAEAADALGRPVVSLRLADPRFYHLDTVLAVLDDHNITYYPGAFTPGSQRLLERLFPDAVIADEVDAEAFGLNLVSDGHNVFINTEAAGMAKKMAAAGFNPVSVDLSELKKSGGSVKCCISELRS from the coding sequence GTGGACACGCAGGCGAGTGAGGCGCAGGCTGCGGGCTCGAAGTTCCAGCCCCGCACGTACCTCATGTGCTCCCCGGATCATTTCACCGTGGAGTACACGATCAATCCGTGGATGGACACGACCCAGCCGGTCGACACTGATTTGGCGAAACGCCAGTGGACCAACCTTGTGGAGGCTGTGCAGGCTGCTGGTCACACGGTTCACCTCCTGCAACCGGAGCCGAACCTGCCCGACATGGTGTTCGCCGCCAATGGCTCGCTGGTGGTCGACGGGGTCGCCTACGGTGCCAAGTTCCGCTACCCGCAGCGCCAGCTCGAAGCGGCCGCGCACGAGAAGTGGTTCCGTTCGCACGGTTGGCCCTATGTCGCCGCCGAGGAGACCAACGAAGGCGAAGGCGACTTCACCTATGTTGAGGGCCCCGGCCTGATCCTGGCCGGTTGGGGTTTCCGCACCGACGGGCGTGCCCACGCCGAGGCCGCCGACGCGCTGGGTCGCCCCGTGGTGTCTCTACGTCTGGCCGACCCACGGTTTTACCACCTGGACACGGTCTTGGCAGTACTGGACGACCACAACATCACCTACTACCCGGGCGCGTTCACCCCAGGTTCGCAAAGGCTGCTGGAACGTCTGTTCCCTGACGCCGTCATCGCCGATGAGGTAGACGCCGAAGCCTTCGGGCTCAACCTCGTCTCCGACGGGCACAATGTCTTTATCAACACTGAGGCCGCTGGCATGGCCAAGAAGATGGCCGCTGCGGGTTTCAACCCGGTGAGCGTGGACCTCTCGGAGCTGAAGAAGTCCGGCGGCAGCGTCAAATGCTGCATTAGCGAACTTCGTTCCTAG
- a CDS encoding TetR/AcrR family transcriptional regulator, which yields MEISRTGDTHEEGRKGRGGRPRDQLIDTSVIVATLAILDAQGYGGVSVEAVARIAGTSRPAIYRRWGGRAPLVLAAIGERLDVPAPPDTGCTLCDLGEGFLVFLAAYRTIRPDVLSALYADCASDSQLRDRYVATVIEPARSTVGRSLDRAFSRGDLRPHVDRELLLDMVGSLVLYRSMFNSQGIGEQEAERAIEILLQGAARDYSSLIAHMEKIRSEHFDDAGAHHIHSSPR from the coding sequence ATGGAGATTTCGCGAACAGGGGACACGCACGAGGAGGGGCGGAAGGGGCGAGGTGGCCGTCCTCGTGACCAGCTCATTGACACGTCGGTCATCGTGGCGACCCTCGCGATTTTGGATGCACAGGGTTACGGCGGCGTCTCGGTGGAAGCTGTGGCGCGTATAGCCGGCACCTCGCGGCCAGCGATCTATCGTCGCTGGGGAGGTCGAGCACCTTTGGTGCTGGCAGCTATTGGGGAACGGCTCGACGTCCCCGCCCCACCTGACACCGGCTGCACGCTGTGCGATCTCGGTGAGGGCTTCTTGGTGTTTTTGGCCGCGTATCGAACTATTCGTCCTGATGTGTTGAGCGCACTCTATGCCGACTGCGCCTCGGACTCGCAGTTGCGCGACCGCTACGTGGCTACTGTCATCGAGCCCGCTCGATCAACCGTCGGTCGTTCATTGGACCGAGCGTTTTCTCGTGGGGATCTGCGTCCTCACGTTGACCGGGAGCTACTGCTCGACATGGTTGGATCGCTGGTGCTTTACCGATCGATGTTCAACTCTCAAGGCATCGGTGAACAAGAGGCCGAGCGCGCCATTGAAATTCTCTTGCAGGGAGCCGCGAGGGACTATTCGTCTCTCATAGCGCACATGGAGAAGATCCGTAGTGAGCACTTTGATGACGCGGGAGCTCACCATATTCACTCCTCTCCCCGGTGA
- a CDS encoding Rv3654c family TadE-like protein yields the protein MNTIKIPGRHARHSRGGRLNREEGSASVVLTGVLAVIVILAAGFITVSNATVARHQAQGAADVAALAGARVVASQPDSVCDLASNLAAENAATLYECRSTDFEVIVRVSVEAKGAAALFGPAHAVARAGPTWVS from the coding sequence ATGAACACGATTAAAATCCCTGGCCGCCATGCACGACACAGCCGAGGCGGACGTCTCAACCGTGAGGAGGGTAGCGCTAGCGTCGTCCTCACCGGAGTGCTAGCGGTCATCGTCATCCTAGCGGCCGGTTTCATAACCGTGTCGAACGCGACCGTCGCTCGTCACCAAGCACAAGGTGCTGCGGACGTCGCCGCCTTGGCGGGTGCTCGTGTGGTGGCCTCACAACCAGACTCCGTCTGCGACCTGGCCTCCAACCTGGCTGCCGAGAACGCAGCCACCTTGTACGAGTGCCGCAGCACTGACTTCGAGGTGATAGTCAGAGTCAGTGTCGAAGCCAAAGGAGCTGCCGCGCTGTTCGGTCCAGCCCATGCCGTCGCCAGAGCCGGGCCTACGTGGGTTTCCTAA
- a CDS encoding TadE family type IV pilus minor pilin: MAKQPFASAHQIPLGKSSHHPKAGSGRATASPTRREGGFATAEMAMALPVVTLVLAAAIWSISAMGTHIRAVDAAYSGAIAAARGEDATVAASSYVPAGSAISLTESHNTVTVTVEVPIRPLGGLTPDLSVSSSATASKEPRLPVEGNDEHD, from the coding sequence TTGGCCAAGCAACCATTCGCATCAGCACACCAAATACCACTAGGAAAAAGCAGCCACCACCCCAAGGCCGGATCGGGCCGTGCCACTGCTTCGCCTACCCGCAGAGAGGGCGGATTTGCCACCGCCGAGATGGCTATGGCTTTGCCAGTGGTGACGCTAGTCCTTGCCGCCGCGATCTGGTCGATATCGGCGATGGGCACCCACATTCGCGCCGTTGACGCCGCATACAGCGGAGCCATCGCAGCCGCACGGGGAGAAGATGCCACAGTGGCGGCCAGCTCATATGTGCCAGCGGGTTCCGCCATTTCGCTCACCGAATCGCATAACACCGTGACGGTGACCGTCGAGGTACCTATTCGACCCCTGGGCGGGCTAACGCCAGACTTGAGCGTGTCCTCATCGGCCACGGCTTCCAAGGAACCTCGTCTGCCGGTGGAGGGCAACGATGAACACGATTAA
- a CDS encoding DUF4244 domain-containing protein — MSTAEYAVGTLGAVAFAGVLVLVANSGFFQDLIESLITQALS, encoded by the coding sequence ATGAGTACCGCCGAGTACGCGGTGGGAACACTTGGCGCGGTGGCCTTCGCCGGGGTTCTGGTCTTGGTGGCCAACTCAGGTTTCTTCCAAGATCTCATCGAATCCCTCATCACTCAGGCTCTTAGCTAG
- a CDS encoding type II secretion system F family protein: protein MEIAAMLRSHPRLAPFSAGLASGLTFGLLSGFAAGLIAASYATAGMVAWLWHLREGRLRESRHRIAEEVSFLAADLQAGANPQRTLAATLSAWPNGENQAKEQLLSAWQVSAQLGAPTSGIAQALGAHLLDQVSLEERLHAQTSSMRATAGLLLVLPLFGVALGESMGAGTVEFLLHTLPGLGCVVAMLGLQLLGWMWTYKILASIKCLPEPRPKQSGSLSVRQVRGHMRPPMFHVEHSTSVAAEAISRRSKVAPLIISVCVGGVAVASISGWAGIAVASLAGFLCHRILSSKEGRAEKARLLALKPSWMWCLDLLASGLRSGAPFPRVAQAVASAMPPGLSGRLSRMAQMLLMGAPTREAVAELGDLPGRDRLCDQLERSDQSGAALANGMREMAAGLRRCEQNVAHARAGRASVMLVGPLCLCFLPAFVIAGVLPVIFGLLANTLVTL, encoded by the coding sequence ATGGAAATCGCTGCGATGCTGCGCAGTCATCCCCGCTTGGCTCCGTTTAGCGCGGGGTTGGCCTCTGGGCTGACGTTCGGGTTGCTCTCGGGCTTCGCGGCTGGGCTAATCGCCGCTTCCTACGCCACGGCGGGAATGGTGGCGTGGCTGTGGCATCTGAGGGAGGGCCGGCTGCGGGAATCGCGCCACCGGATCGCCGAGGAGGTCTCGTTTCTCGCGGCCGACTTGCAGGCTGGGGCGAATCCACAGCGGACGTTGGCCGCGACGCTTTCGGCTTGGCCCAATGGGGAGAACCAAGCCAAAGAACAGCTGCTGTCGGCCTGGCAAGTCAGCGCACAGCTGGGGGCTCCCACGTCCGGTATCGCTCAGGCGCTCGGCGCTCATTTGCTCGACCAGGTTTCTTTGGAAGAGCGCCTTCACGCTCAGACCTCGTCGATGCGAGCCACCGCTGGTTTGCTTCTGGTGTTGCCGTTGTTCGGCGTTGCGCTGGGTGAATCCATGGGAGCGGGAACGGTCGAATTTCTCCTCCACACCCTGCCTGGCTTGGGCTGTGTCGTGGCAATGCTCGGATTGCAGTTGCTGGGGTGGATGTGGACGTACAAGATTCTCGCTTCCATTAAATGTCTCCCGGAACCGCGACCTAAGCAGTCGGGCTCCCTGTCCGTGAGGCAGGTTCGAGGCCACATGAGACCACCAATGTTTCACGTGGAACATTCCACATCCGTTGCGGCTGAGGCAATCTCGCGCCGCTCGAAGGTGGCACCACTGATCATTTCCGTCTGCGTCGGTGGCGTCGCCGTCGCAAGTATTAGCGGTTGGGCAGGCATCGCGGTAGCCAGCCTCGCGGGATTCCTCTGCCATCGAATTTTGTCCTCTAAGGAGGGTCGTGCGGAAAAGGCACGGCTGCTGGCGTTGAAGCCTTCGTGGATGTGGTGCCTTGATCTGCTTGCCTCTGGGCTTCGATCGGGAGCCCCCTTCCCCAGGGTGGCCCAGGCGGTGGCTTCGGCAATGCCGCCTGGGCTATCGGGGCGTCTGTCCCGCATGGCGCAAATGCTGCTCATGGGCGCACCGACCAGGGAAGCCGTAGCGGAGTTGGGGGACCTGCCGGGCCGTGACCGTCTATGCGACCAGTTGGAGCGCAGCGACCAATCCGGGGCGGCGCTGGCGAACGGAATGCGGGAAATGGCGGCCGGTCTGCGTCGTTGTGAACAGAACGTAGCTCACGCTCGCGCCGGTCGAGCTTCGGTGATGTTGGTCGGGCCATTGTGCCTGTGCTTCCTGCCCGCGTTCGTGATCGCGGGAGTCCTACCGGTCATATTCGGGCTCCTCGCCAACACTTTGGTCACGCTGTGA
- a CDS encoding TadA family conjugal transfer-associated ATPase: MAERSLVGQVRSDLAGRTSSVPHSAQIVRSVRDSDAAPVDHDSLLRVSELVEADLVGAGPLQPLLNDPAVSDVVVNGVDGVWVDRGDGLERVDVLLGGEDDVRSLACRLAAVAGRRLDDGNPFVDVRMADGTRFHAMLRPVAGSGPYLSFRTHRSRAFTLAQLVECQTLTEALAGLLHRVVRARLPFLVTGGTGTGKTTLLASLLSLANDSERLVLVEDAAELRPDHPHVISLEARPANVEGQGVVTLADLVRESLRMRPDRVIVGECRGAEVTELLAALNTGHDGGAGTLHCNAAADVPARLEALTLPHGLSRAGLHAQLEAALRVVVHLRRDGNRRVVGEVGLLQTGSEGLSVRTAFHRSGEGAVYGELERLLRERGA, encoded by the coding sequence ATGGCTGAGCGGTCATTGGTGGGTCAGGTCCGTAGCGACTTGGCGGGCCGGACGAGCTCGGTTCCGCATAGTGCTCAAATTGTGCGTTCGGTGCGGGATTCGGATGCCGCCCCGGTCGATCACGATTCGCTCTTGCGGGTCTCGGAGTTGGTGGAGGCGGATCTGGTTGGGGCGGGCCCGCTTCAACCGTTGCTGAATGATCCGGCAGTCAGCGATGTGGTGGTGAACGGTGTTGACGGGGTGTGGGTTGACCGTGGTGACGGTTTGGAGCGGGTCGACGTTCTCCTCGGAGGTGAGGATGATGTTCGGTCGCTCGCGTGTCGGTTGGCGGCGGTGGCGGGGCGGCGGCTTGATGATGGAAATCCGTTTGTGGACGTTCGTATGGCCGATGGGACCCGGTTTCACGCGATGTTGCGGCCGGTGGCGGGTAGTGGTCCGTACTTGAGTTTTCGCACGCATCGGTCTCGGGCGTTTACTTTGGCGCAGCTGGTTGAGTGCCAGACGTTGACTGAGGCGTTGGCTGGTTTGTTGCACCGAGTGGTGCGGGCGCGGCTGCCTTTCCTGGTCACGGGGGGCACGGGTACTGGAAAGACCACGTTGTTGGCGTCTTTGCTGTCATTGGCGAACGATTCGGAACGGCTGGTTTTGGTTGAGGATGCCGCCGAGCTGCGGCCCGATCATCCGCATGTGATTTCCCTGGAGGCGCGGCCCGCGAATGTTGAGGGGCAGGGTGTGGTCACGCTGGCGGATCTAGTGCGGGAGTCGCTGCGTATGCGGCCGGATCGGGTCATCGTCGGTGAGTGTCGTGGTGCCGAGGTGACTGAGTTGCTGGCGGCTCTGAATACCGGCCATGACGGTGGGGCGGGGACGTTGCACTGCAATGCGGCTGCGGATGTTCCGGCTCGACTGGAGGCGTTGACGTTGCCGCATGGGTTGAGTAGGGCTGGTTTGCATGCTCAGTTGGAGGCGGCGTTGCGGGTGGTGGTGCATCTGCGCCGGGATGGAAATCGGCGGGTTGTGGGTGAGGTGGGCCTGTTGCAGACCGGTTCTGAGGGTTTGTCGGTGCGGACGGCGTTTCACCGTAGCGGGGAAGGTGCGGTCTATGGGGAGTTGGAACGCCTCCTTAGGGAGCGTGGGGCATGA
- the ssd gene encoding septum site-determining protein Ssd, with amino-acid sequence MRPIPSFLISRDRHLIKHVTTIAAACGHPLVHVPTLEEARMHWQTSPLVLVGSDQAANCAAAGLAARHDVIVLKRQTSRAEPVWPPAIQLGATAVIELPEATGWLLDRFTRANGHTSAAPILGFVGGSGGVGASQLALTAATIYADGGKRAVLVDLDLQGQGADVAAGMAHVHGWRWPALAQCQGALDPQRLLSELPHRHGLHILAPDQDSPCEPSSENVAAILHAARIAASVVVVDLPRQPDVSSARAAQFCTAGVIVIPEDARAISAAQTVASKYRPHWSHVGVVQRSGAASAVRGWGNRNRVVPKSVADQLGLEQWGALPTVPKLATWLRKGTLPPLRRAGLFPGQRRAMDEVRSLCGYLLRRAETFAPVNAKLEVA; translated from the coding sequence ATGAGACCAATTCCATCGTTCCTGATTTCCCGCGATCGCCACCTCATTAAGCACGTCACCACCATCGCGGCCGCATGTGGACACCCTTTGGTGCATGTGCCGACCCTGGAGGAGGCGCGAATGCATTGGCAAACATCTCCTTTGGTCTTGGTCGGCTCCGACCAAGCGGCCAACTGCGCGGCGGCTGGCCTTGCTGCCAGACACGACGTCATCGTCCTCAAGAGACAAACCTCGCGAGCAGAACCAGTGTGGCCACCCGCCATTCAGCTCGGTGCCACGGCTGTGATCGAACTTCCCGAAGCCACCGGATGGCTGCTGGACCGATTCACGCGCGCCAACGGTCACACCTCTGCCGCCCCAATCCTCGGGTTCGTCGGCGGTAGCGGTGGTGTGGGGGCCAGCCAGCTGGCGTTGACTGCCGCCACCATCTATGCCGATGGCGGGAAGCGTGCGGTCTTGGTCGATCTTGATCTACAGGGTCAAGGAGCCGACGTGGCCGCTGGCATGGCACACGTCCACGGGTGGCGATGGCCAGCACTCGCACAATGCCAGGGCGCGCTCGATCCGCAGCGCCTGCTGTCTGAACTTCCCCATCGTCATGGCTTGCACATCTTGGCGCCCGACCAAGACAGCCCTTGCGAGCCCTCGTCGGAGAACGTGGCCGCGATTTTGCACGCCGCTCGCATCGCCGCAAGTGTCGTGGTCGTGGACTTGCCTCGGCAACCAGATGTGTCTTCAGCCCGAGCCGCGCAGTTCTGCACGGCGGGGGTGATTGTCATCCCCGAGGACGCGCGGGCCATTTCCGCAGCCCAGACTGTCGCATCGAAGTATCGGCCCCATTGGTCGCACGTGGGAGTCGTTCAACGGTCAGGCGCTGCCTCCGCGGTTCGAGGTTGGGGTAACCGTAACCGCGTGGTTCCAAAGTCCGTCGCCGACCAACTTGGGCTCGAACAGTGGGGGGCGCTGCCGACGGTACCGAAACTCGCCACGTGGCTTCGTAAGGGCACATTGCCTCCACTGCGACGGGCAGGGCTCTTTCCCGGCCAGCGCCGGGCGATGGATGAGGTGCGGTCGCTGTGCGGCTATCTGCTTCGACGTGCGGAGACATTTGCTCCTGTTAATGCGAAGCTGGAGGTCGCGTGA
- a CDS encoding HAD family hydrolase, with protein MGQQSKSAAFFDLDKTVIAKSSILAFGRPLYKGGLMGRRDVLKIAYAQLAYLVNGADADQMARTRDYLAKLCQGWPVEQVQQIVAETLHEMIDPFVYAEAAALIQAHAAAGRSVVLVSASGEEFVAPIGRMLGVSDVIATRMVTEDGYYTGNIDFYAAGPAKADAMRDFANERGLDLQDCFAYSDSVTDKPMLEVVGHPHAVNPDRALRRVAMDQGWPVLAFRHPVPLRSRFASLPQGTPVKIGAAAVGVAALSFGLWWYLKRSKRR; from the coding sequence ATGGGGCAGCAATCCAAATCAGCGGCATTTTTCGACCTCGATAAGACTGTCATAGCCAAATCGAGCATTCTCGCCTTCGGGCGTCCGCTCTACAAGGGCGGCCTCATGGGGCGGCGTGACGTCCTCAAGATCGCCTATGCCCAATTGGCCTACCTCGTCAACGGCGCTGACGCCGACCAGATGGCGCGTACACGCGACTACTTGGCGAAGCTATGCCAAGGCTGGCCTGTCGAACAGGTGCAGCAGATTGTTGCCGAGACGCTGCACGAAATGATTGATCCGTTTGTCTATGCCGAAGCGGCGGCCCTCATTCAGGCGCATGCGGCGGCCGGGCGTTCGGTGGTACTCGTATCTGCCTCGGGCGAGGAGTTTGTCGCTCCGATCGGTCGTATGTTGGGCGTATCCGACGTTATTGCCACCCGCATGGTCACTGAAGACGGTTACTACACCGGGAACATCGATTTTTACGCGGCCGGTCCCGCCAAGGCCGACGCGATGCGCGACTTCGCTAATGAGCGGGGTCTTGACCTGCAGGATTGCTTTGCGTATTCCGACTCGGTGACTGATAAGCCGATGTTGGAGGTAGTGGGGCATCCGCACGCTGTCAACCCAGACCGGGCCTTGCGTCGAGTCGCGATGGATCAAGGCTGGCCCGTTCTAGCGTTTCGTCATCCGGTCCCGCTGCGGAGTCGCTTTGCTTCGTTGCCGCAAGGCACGCCAGTGAAGATCGGGGCTGCTGCGGTTGGAGTGGCTGCCTTGTCGTTTGGCCTCTGGTGGTATCTAAAGAGGTCGAAGAGGCGCTAG
- a CDS encoding LacI family DNA-binding transcriptional regulator codes for MVRIRPARLTDVAQAAGVSVATASRVLNGSPHRVSDQLSQRVHDAARQLNYAPNVGAQVLARSTSSTVAILVDDVTEHYCACVLAGVLITAEDRDLHVLVVPCQIDDRDIDLTSLRGYRPRAIVVAFSQPPTSEAATRLHGQLRALQQLGCDVVSIGDEGMTEKTLFSRRQPGISLEQKPLVQLGSEALETALQGLLLR; via the coding sequence ATGGTACGGATTAGGCCCGCACGTCTCACTGATGTCGCCCAAGCCGCCGGGGTCTCTGTGGCAACCGCTTCCAGAGTACTAAATGGATCTCCTCACCGCGTCAGTGACCAGTTGTCTCAACGGGTCCACGATGCCGCCCGCCAATTGAACTACGCCCCTAACGTCGGAGCGCAAGTCTTGGCAAGGTCTACCTCCTCGACAGTGGCAATCTTGGTTGACGACGTCACGGAACACTATTGCGCATGCGTTTTGGCCGGGGTGCTGATCACCGCCGAAGACCGAGACTTGCATGTACTGGTTGTGCCCTGTCAGATTGACGACAGGGACATCGATCTCACATCGTTGCGCGGGTACCGCCCGCGTGCGATCGTCGTCGCCTTTTCGCAGCCCCCCACCTCCGAGGCTGCGACTCGCTTGCACGGCCAGTTGCGCGCCCTCCAGCAGCTAGGCTGTGATGTTGTGAGCATTGGTGATGAAGGCATGACGGAGAAGACCTTGTTCTCCCGTCGCCAACCTGGAATTTCGCTTGAGCAAAAACCGTTGGTCCAATTGGGCAGTGAAGCATTGGAAACTGCCTTGCAGGGCTTATTGCTTCGGTGA
- a CDS encoding ArsR/SmtB family transcription factor: protein MVRVIAESETPASPVSGEPIPQADAERIASVLKALADPNRLQLISLIQSSDSHEACVAELTEPLGLSQPTVSHHLRILVEAGVVEREKRGVWAYFRIVPETMRTVATLLTPPRRRPRRR from the coding sequence ATGGTACGAGTAATCGCTGAATCTGAAACGCCAGCATCCCCCGTCAGCGGCGAACCCATTCCGCAGGCCGATGCCGAGCGCATCGCGAGTGTTCTAAAAGCTCTCGCAGACCCCAACCGCCTTCAGCTCATTAGCTTGATCCAATCCTCAGACTCCCACGAGGCATGTGTAGCCGAGCTAACCGAACCCCTCGGGCTTTCCCAGCCCACCGTCAGCCATCACCTACGTATTCTGGTCGAGGCCGGAGTCGTCGAGCGCGAGAAGCGCGGTGTGTGGGCCTACTTCCGAATCGTTCCCGAAACCATGCGCACGGTGGCCACTCTTCTGACTCCGCCGCGTCGCCGACCGCGTCGTCGCTGA
- a CDS encoding DUF368 domain-containing protein: MNVRTPVENRMGHDHAEDVTPPSPTQWRKSPGLMVRGGLVGVAEAVPGISGGTVSLVVGIYDRLIDAAGDTISGIKFVLTGRFSKGWATWKTVDWRFILPIIAGMSVGLIAALMTVAPLLEDHPTQTRAVLFGMIAVSVLVPLRMMRQRMRPVDWVLLVAGVVTAAILTSLPQSQVGDPSLWLVLFGTAIAINALVVPGLSGSFILMAMGLYIPVQHAVSDRDMAFIGVFFLGAVIGLSVFVKRLQWLLHHKRQATLAVLAGLMIGSLRALWPWQDDDRMLQAPEGHLGIPILLAIIGALIVTVALIVEARAASKQDES, encoded by the coding sequence ATGAATGTGAGAACGCCTGTGGAGAACCGTATGGGGCATGACCATGCGGAGGACGTGACACCCCCCTCTCCGACCCAGTGGCGCAAGTCACCGGGGCTCATGGTTCGCGGTGGACTCGTTGGCGTTGCCGAAGCTGTCCCTGGAATCTCCGGAGGCACCGTTTCTTTGGTGGTCGGTATCTATGACCGGCTCATCGACGCGGCAGGCGACACTATCAGCGGCATCAAGTTCGTGTTGACCGGTCGTTTCTCCAAAGGCTGGGCGACGTGGAAGACCGTCGACTGGCGCTTTATCCTTCCCATCATCGCGGGCATGTCCGTGGGGCTCATCGCCGCGCTGATGACCGTCGCCCCGCTGCTGGAGGACCATCCGACTCAGACGCGGGCCGTCCTGTTTGGGATGATCGCGGTGTCGGTGCTGGTTCCACTCCGCATGATGCGACAACGCATGCGGCCGGTCGATTGGGTTTTGTTGGTGGCCGGGGTTGTTACCGCCGCGATTCTCACCAGCCTCCCTCAATCGCAGGTGGGCGACCCGTCGTTGTGGCTGGTGCTCTTTGGGACTGCGATCGCGATCAACGCGCTGGTGGTACCAGGTTTGTCCGGCTCTTTCATCCTGATGGCGATGGGGCTCTACATTCCGGTGCAGCACGCTGTTTCGGATCGGGATATGGCCTTTATCGGCGTCTTCTTTCTGGGAGCGGTCATCGGGCTTTCGGTCTTTGTGAAGCGGCTGCAGTGGCTTTTGCATCACAAGCGGCAGGCAACGTTGGCCGTCCTCGCGGGTCTCATGATCGGTTCATTGCGGGCACTGTGGCCCTGGCAGGACGACGATCGCATGTTGCAAGCGCCAGAGGGTCATTTGGGTATACCGATCTTGCTAGCCATCATCGGCGCATTGATCGTCACGGTCGCGCTTATCGTCGAGGCGCGCGCGGCCAGTAAACAAGACGAGAGCTGA
- a CDS encoding chaplin family protein: MNNNWARRAGQTSALAAGALLVAGTGAAHADAVSHDNVGAGNGNQVIAPIQAPINICGNALAILGAANAGCVGGASATNNAETGGADLHSHDNVGLLNGNQVYLPVQAPVDISGNAGAAGGAANAYSTGGSSAVIEESGHVEESLHTHDNVGALSGNQAEVPVQIPINACGNAVAAGGAANASCEGGADATYNGSADLHSHDNVGLGNGNQLFAPIQVPINVCGNAIAVLGAANASCEGGSSAVINPPEEDGGKGDWDKGGKWDTHAWAEQSDVVEESLPLVGDLTSTVPGADIVDGLLGTGPQQPVVPANLVQGV, encoded by the coding sequence GTGAACAACAATTGGGCACGCCGGGCCGGACAGACCAGCGCTCTCGCTGCTGGTGCGCTGCTCGTGGCCGGCACTGGAGCCGCTCACGCTGACGCCGTCTCGCACGACAACGTCGGAGCCGGTAACGGCAACCAGGTGATCGCGCCTATCCAGGCTCCGATCAACATCTGTGGTAACGCTCTGGCTATCCTGGGTGCCGCCAACGCTGGCTGTGTCGGTGGCGCTAGCGCCACCAACAACGCTGAGACCGGTGGCGCCGACCTCCACAGCCACGACAACGTGGGCCTCTTGAACGGCAACCAGGTTTACCTGCCTGTGCAGGCTCCGGTCGACATCAGCGGAAACGCTGGCGCCGCCGGTGGTGCTGCCAACGCCTACTCGACCGGTGGCTCCAGCGCCGTGATCGAAGAGTCCGGTCACGTCGAGGAGTCCCTGCACACGCACGACAACGTGGGTGCGCTCTCCGGTAACCAGGCCGAGGTTCCCGTTCAGATTCCGATCAACGCCTGCGGCAACGCCGTGGCCGCTGGTGGAGCGGCGAACGCCAGCTGTGAGGGTGGCGCTGACGCCACCTACAACGGTTCCGCCGACCTGCACAGCCACGACAACGTGGGCCTGGGCAACGGCAACCAGCTGTTCGCTCCCATCCAGGTTCCGATCAACGTGTGTGGCAACGCGATCGCCGTGCTCGGCGCCGCGAACGCCTCCTGCGAGGGTGGCTCCAGCGCTGTCATCAACCCGCCGGAAGAAGATGGCGGCAAGGGTGACTGGGACAAGGGCGGCAAGTGGGACACCCACGCCTGGGCCGAGCAGTCTGACGTCGTGGAAGAAAGCCTTCCGCTCGTGGGCGACCTGACCAGCACCGTTCCTGG